ATGTTTTAAGACTTCTTCGCAAAAGCAAGAGTTGCAGCACAGTGTTTCAATGGACAACCCTGTGGTGGGTTGTGCGAAGAAGCTTTTTTGTCCAAGGGTCATTGTCGCCGATTGGAAgcttctgtcctctcctgtcttgTGCAGGCATTCCGGCACCTGATGATTGCGCTGGAAGCAGCTCCCATGCAAAAAGATCTCTATCTTCTCATGGGGCGTCTGCTGTACGATTGCATGGTACGTTTTGTTTGCGAACTCCAGTGCAGATTTACGTCGGTTTAATCCGACAGAAAGATTGGTTGAACTCTTTGTCAAGCGAGGTTGTGCCGAGGTCGAAACGGTGGCATAGGGCGAGGGTAAACTGATGGTGAGAAACTGAACACTGGTGTCTTGGACAGTAACACTGACCGCCTCTTCAGTTGGTGGCGTACTAGCTCGGCGACTGTGGGCACTGCGGGACGAAAGCTAGGGAAAACTTCTTTCAAGGTCGTTCAGAGGGGTTTCCCTGCGATTGAGACTTGCGCGTTTTGCCGCCGGTTAAAGAAGACATGAATCCATCGGTGATCCCCACTTTTTCGTGGACTGTGTGgcgtttgccttcttcagaaATTCGACGCGGCagttctcctcctccaggCAGCGATGCAGCGGTGGCCGAATGACCTGCGAATCGCGTACAACTTGGTAAGCGTCATTTTCCCTGCGAATTATATCAGGGGTACGCCTGTCGCATTCTCGAAGCTTGAAACCTTAGTCAGTCCTTCACCGTCGGCTTCGTTTGACCCCTTGAGAGATTGAATTGAAGACGTACTGCCCACCTCCCGTCCACGAGTCGTCTCTCCAGAATGTCGGACAGGGTGTTGGAGGCGAGTTTTCGCGCTCAGCCCGAGCGTCTCATGGAGACGATCTGTTTGACGCGCTTCTCGAACCCATCTCGTCTGTTTATGTGGACCCATTTGGTGTGACACTGCAGTTCGTGGCCAGGCTcattttcgttttttctttcttccctttctcctgttcAGGCGCTGTGCATGGACGCGCGAGTGTGCAGCGACCTGCGCatgcgagaaaaaatgcAGGACCCGCAAGTGATGAGAGagctgctctgcatgtgtcaGGGGATCGTGCAAATCCTCACGCGTCTGATGTACGCCAAGCGTAGTTGGGGCCATCTGGATCCTCACACTGTGAAACAAGTTCGCCACGGTGAGGCCGACACCTAGCGAGGCGGCAGTCAGTTCAGCAGCTTCGATGCAAAAATAGCGGAACGCGTCAATGCGTTTGCTAAACATAGTGAACCAGGTTGTAAACTAGAGTGTTCTTTCTGTGAAGAACTACATCACCTTCGAGTGTGAAGTCTTCCGTCACACGCCTGGAGTGACGAGCCACAGCCACACCGTTGCAGGACTGGCGCGATGCCTTCTGGTGTTTCCTCTGATCTTGTCTGGTTGGAGCTTCAGATTCCTTGGGCGGCACTGGGTTGTATGAACGTGATCAGTAGACTGTGCATCTGCGTACATGTGATTAGGGAAAATGCACAAGTGAGCTGAATTTGGGCCTTatgtctttttcctctctgttaATTCAGGGCTATTGCCGCCAAGTGCCTTGGAGAGTCTTGAGCGGAACGCAGCGCCGCTTGATGGGAGGGTGGCGATCGCACCAGAGGGGGCTGAGGAGCTACCGAGTCTCCAGCAACTCGAGACGCTTTTGATGAAGAGCAGGGATAAGATTTTGCCTCATTTGAAGAAGAGCTTGCCGCTCATTGAACAGAACTGGAAAGAACAACAGGTGCGTCCTGCTCGACACACCGACCTTTGTGGGCGGCCTTTCGCTCAAGCAAACAGCGCCGCCCGCCTGCATGGGAACCGCTGGGCTGGCAGTCTGTTGAAAGGTGCAGAAGCTTTCTAAATGGCACATTTTTCAAATCCATGTGGCTTCTTTCTGGCGACTGCACGCCTGCAGATGGATGTAAAACATGTCTATTGGGGAGAACGTTTTTGCCTGTCGATGCTGGGTACATCTGTGTGGAGACACGCGGTTCAACGTATACATTTATTGGTGTTGTTGTCCTATTTTTGTTGAATAAAAGACCGTTGGGCGCCTCCGTAGCCCGGACACCTTGCCGTCTGGTCGCGCACTGTTCAGACTACTTGGAGAGCCGTGGTAGGCAACTTGGACTTTGTTTAGGAAAGTGCAAGGCGTGAGAAGCGTTCCTCAATTCGATGATCCGTGCCTGATCGACATGCGTTTGCTTTGCAGGAGAGGCGTGAGGCACAACGTCGCGATCAGGAAGAACTAAGGCGTTCCGCCCTAGAGAAGAAACACCAGAAAATGTTgcaagaagaggcagaacaagagagacagcttgAGATGGCCGAGCGCCTGATGTGGGAGGCCAAGGAGATTGCGGCTACTCTCCCGctgaagcgagaggaagaggatgCTGGTGCTGGGGgcaagaagcgaggaggcaAGGCGAGTGCAGGCGAAAAGCGGAGAGGAAAATCGCAGGAAGACCGCGACCGCGACTTTTTGGACGAcgatgaggaagacgaggatcACGTGGAGCCCGACGACGAAGGTGGGCACCGCGAGGgtggaaagcgaaagaagaagaagcgccagCGGACCGAAGAACGTGAAGGAGAGGTCGAGGACGACGACAAGTTGGatcgaaagaagagacgtcaccgcgagaaggaagaaaagaagaagaagaagaaactcaagaagcagaagaaggagaagaagaagcgccggcatcgggaagacgaagaggaaccACGCTccgaaggagaggcagtcgAGAGACCCGAcgagggaggcgaaggagaggcggcagaggggAGTCAGAAGGTGGCGGAACATGAGACAGACTATGAGGCGGAAATCGGtgaggcaggagaagaggacgtcCAAAGAGAGGATTCATTCTCTGGTCCTCAGGACTCTCGAACTGCACAGGAGAAGGGCGACGCAAGAGAAGCCACAGGTGACGTGGAGGCTTCacaggaagcagacgcgtCACCTTACAGGGAAGACCTCCCACCAGCTTCTGAGGGGGAGGCGTTgccggaggaagaggaagagctgcGAGACGGCGAGTACGAAGTTCAGGATGAACAGGACGTTAAGAGCGACGAGGGtaagacaaagaaggcgaagaaacacaagaaagacaagaaaaagcgaaagagagagaaggagaagaagaagaagaagcaccGCCACGCAGACGGCAGTGACTACGACCATGACTTCGAAGCAACTAACGCAGAGTTCGaagggaacgaagaagacaattatgagagcgacggcgaagaacaCAAAAAGAGACGTATCATTGATGAAGAAGAGTAGAGAACAGGGGGCCGAGGCAGAGCCTAAAAAAACAGGCCATCTCGCCGTGAGACTCGTGTAAATAACCTGATAGACGTTCCGGCTTTCCGCCAGGAAGTCGGCTCAGGCACGTGTTTAACATAGTTGAAAGTGGCATTTGTGTCGTTCCATTTGTCATCGTTCTTTCGCCTTTTGTGAGTAGCGCGACTCATGCTTACGTCTCTTACTCGAGGGTTTCGATGGCGCGTTCCAGATTTCACGAAGACCGCGTGGACTGGTTGCGAGCAGGCAGGGAAAAGGCAACAGCTGCGCCGAATGCGATGACGCGCGGCTTTTATTTGTGGCCATTCAGTGGGTTTCTTTGTGAACAGAGTGTACGGCTGAGATGTAAGTCGATAGCAACAAATTAAGAAAGATTTCTCTGACGTTTTGAGCGCGCTGATCGTTCCGCTCATAGCGTGAGGGATCCGCAACGCATGAAGATACTCGGGGACATGAAAGCGTTAGCCTTGCCAGTGTACTGAGAACAATTTTCTGGTGCATCGGGTGTTATTacccttcttcccctccggGAAGTGGAACGGAAccagaaaggaagagctTCCCGTCCCAACAGGTCGACACACTCCTCCTTGTAGAAGCTTTTGCATGTGAATCTCAAGAACTCAAGGCTTTTCGAGCACGTCGAGACTGTCTGCGCGTGTTCGTTTCCGGAGATATTTTTGAGGTTGATATTCCAGTGCCAGTTGCCGTTGCCAAGGTCCGTTGACCCATCGCGCCCAAGCCAGAAATTTGCACCCCTTGTGAAGGTGATTATTCGGCCTTCCAGTCGCTCAGTATTACACCTGACCACGAGGACTCCCTTTTAATTTGCCATACAGTaaagaaaggacagaaaaTCAACGAATTCACTAGAGACGTCAGACTGAAGATCCACCTCACCGCCAATCAGCTTCATTTGTTAGTTGATCTCGGAGGGGAAGGAATCTCGCTCTTCACCTTCCAACAAAATCGCTGGAGTCGATAAAGCCTCTAACTTACTTTGGTGGGCGCTTTTCCTGAGAACAGCAAAATTTTATTCCCAAGAGTTTGTGCGACTTCGAACCCCAGcgacgagacagacgcgcAAAGTGTATATCCCAGGTAAGGAAAACAGATTTGTTAGGCTCAAAGCACTGTAACACACGCCTGCTATACCTAGGTAATGGTAAGTGACGTCACTTTTAATATGGTTTCTGAAGTTGCGCGGGATTTCTGGGCACTGTAGCAGGCCAGACGATCGCAGTGGCGAACGCGTCAGCAGAAAATGTGTTCGCGCGTGATTCCTGGAGCTGGCGGAGCCATACCATTACAAGCGGCGCATTCGTAGACTTATCCAAAACTTTACCCCTTGGCGACGTCCCTGTTGAAATGTGACGGTACAAGTAGTTTTACTACGCCAGTACAGCTAAAACACTAAGGCTAGTCTCCCAAAAAATGAATGCGTATAGTAGAGAACACCGGTGTTAGTCGTTATAACACGTCCACTAATGCAGCAGCAGAAATCACAACAGCATCTACATCGTTTCCCGTTCACAGTGTGCTGAGTCGATGGCTTAGAGACGGAAACATGTTGACAGCAGCAAACGCTGTTAAATTCCGCATCCCTTAAGAATGCTGCAGTGTCGCGAGTAGGAAGTTCACCGTTTTGTGTTTTCATTGTCAGATAAAAAGAATTCCGAGTCCCAGTGTAGGTTCGCCAGAATACTCACCCTTGTTCGGCGAGTACACACTGTGACGCAgtgatttttttttgtgggagcggcagcagcagcagcagctttACACACCAGATAAGTTCCCCGGGTTTCCCGCCGTTTTCATTAACTGTTATTCTTTGGATTATTTTTCCATAGTGTGCTCTAAAGCTATCTTTCCCGTGAGGAACGCGGAAACCAAACTTGCTGAAAGGCCAGGCGAGTGGTCAACCGTATTTCGTTGGCATTGTtcccggagacagagacacggtGGCACATGCAAAGAATCCACCGTCCTCAGGTTCATGCGGTTTATgggaaaacagaagagtTCGTCGCCTGTGTGTATGTTGGTTTCATGGGACTGCAATGTTCTACGCTTCTCCGGTTCACTGGTGAAATTGGAATCTGCGGAGGAGTGACATGAACCCGTTTTCTCAATTTCTTCGGTAGAAGCCAgttttcccctttctttGCTGCTAGGATGTCAGCAAGGAGGTCTCGCACGTTGTTTCGCGTCCTACGTTTTTAGTGCATAGAACAAGTGACCTGTTTGCAGCATTCTCACTGCGTTtattcttctctttgccctAGTTCAAGGAACAATGAGAAACAGTGGAAAGCTGTCAACCCTCGGACTCGGCGTTGGGGCCGTGGTTCTCCTTACAGCGTCAGCGCAGTTTCTGGTTAGCAGTGGAGCCGCGTCCGATTTTCACGAAGCAGCAAACGTCTCAGGACACCGCGAAGAATCCAGGAAATTACTCCCGGCAGAATTTTTGCTCTGGGGCACGAACGAGGCAGGTATCTCTGTGGCAGAACAACCGCCAATGCTCCGCAAGAGAACCGTaatttttttctcgcgcggGGGTTCAGATTCTTTGGACAGCAGCGTGTTACCGGGCACTGTGAATCTGCCACATAGCGAAGACTTAGCTTtggcagcagctgcgcagGCGAACTCACAGTTCCCGAACGAGGTCACTGAAGCACGGAACAGCCTTGACGAAGCCCGACACAGAGGCATCAGGAAAGATGCTGAGGGCTGCCTTTCGCCAACGGACCAACACATTATTACTGGCaattttctttcttcgctgccaCAGCAGCTTGAGGAGCCGAGTGGGGACTCGAGCGTTACTTCTCGGCACCCCTCCACGCTATTCTACGAAATTCTTTTCTCTTGCGGGCGCCGAGCATTCGGcaacgaggaaagaacgacCGCATGTGTGCAGCACGAACTGGGAGTACAACTTGGCTACCATCTTACCACtgggtgcatgcgttgcttTGCCAAAAGTGTAGCGTGCACTGCGGCAAACTGCAGGGGTGTGTGCATGCTCGACAGCTGCGCAGAACGCTGCCTTCAGGTTCGTCTCCACCTTGCAGTTCGCGAAGGCACGCCTTTGCGGCTTTCGCGGGATGCGATTTATCAAACAGAAAAACCTTACGCGAGAATGCACCGTTTCGTGACGGTCGGTCCCGCGCCTCTACTTCTCGTAGGAGAACCAAGCACACATCGCgcctacatatacatgtttgtgatatatatatatatatatatatatatatatgtatatatgtaaattGTGTGTCGACACCACTTGTACCCTTGTGCCTGTAGTTGCAGGCAGTTATGACAGTTGAAGCCGTCCATGTATCTACGTGAAAGTATTTGTGTATGTCACTGTAATTCCGTACGTCGATGACTGGTGATCTTGGAACGTCGCTCGAACTCCCTTCGCCTTCACAAGCAACTTCTCCCTTCTGGAGTGCCTACAGGGTCAATGTGACTTCATTCTTTATGGCCCGCCTGTATGGCACCAGGTTTGTGACGAGCCGAAGACATGCAAAGAAGGACTAGAGATTCGCAGTTGTCTATTTGACGTTCTTGTTTAGTGGTGCTTGCGCTTGCTTCCtggtttttctcccttcacCTGTGAGACCTTTGCAGCTGAAGTGGAAATACTGCGTATTCGGGGCGATCCTATAACAGTCGTATTTTTTTGACTCTGTGCTTTCCTTCAGTGTTCCGAGGACCACTGCAAAACAGGCCTGCTCGCATGCACGGAACTATCTAGCGTCCCCCCGCCGTGTGTTGAGGACCAGGTGGCCTCCTCGATTGTGCGCAGCAGAGTCCCGCTTCCACTTGGCCGCCGTCTTCGAGGTTTCGGCAGGGCTGTTCAACTCTCGTACACGACCACCAGCGCGCGGACATCTCTTGCAGCGCCTACCCTGCAGCCGAAGTGAAAAACTAGAGATTGTCGTAATTGGAGTTGTCCGCAGGTCAGAACCAGGCGTTTGGTGCGCGGTGGTTCATTCCGAGCTTTTTAAAACCAAGGGATACGCCTGGTGTAATAAATCGCACCAGCAACCTTGCGGTCGCCCAGATTACAATCGCACCTCCTGCGGCACTATGCACTATTCTTGGAGTGTGCAAATTAAATTGTCGGACAAGCGGAATCTGAGGATCTCGCGTGCCAAGACTCTAGTGGAATCAGGAGTTTGATGGCAGGGAAAGAGAGTGTCGAGGAAGGCAGGTGCGCAGCTTACCTAGGAGCCGCTCAACTGAATACGTGCATTCAATTCAGTTTCCCTTTAGACGTGATATGTAAAATTCAGGTAATAAAGAGAGTCCAGTGCTCGTGCTAGGATAAAATTACTTTTTCAGTACGTTTTTACCAACTCCGTAGAGGGAACCCGCTAAGCTAGCCTAGTCACCGACTCTGTTCCGGATCCACCACCCCGCTTGACTTTTTCGATTTATCCGTTGCGGTCGCCCCCATGTATTGACAGCAAGATTTTTTAGTGTGTATCTATGGGATGTACATCAAGCGAACTTCGCaacaggaaacgaagcaaaGACGCTAGCCATTACCAAGCATCTTCATATACTGGAAACAATTGCAGTAACTCCATCAGTCTCTGGTTGGGATAACACGCCACTATTTTTGCTAGCAACAACAGTATGTGCGTATGCGGATTCATTCATTCCATTTGAAAGGAGTGAAGCGCTGTGTAGCAAACGTACACTGCGCAGTCGTTCCCACACTGCGAACCACGTGCAGTCTAAAGAAAGTGAACGTTCGTCTTTTTCACTATTTGTCTTGGTCGTGCGGCATTCTGGAGCTACATGGAACCTCCTACCATAGTGCGTCTTCCCCACCACTTTTCTGGTGCcaaggacagagaaacaggacaGTCTGACCGCCTGAATTGTACCAACTAGCCTGCCGTAGAGAACATCGCAGTGCAAGCTCAGAAGGCGGCAACTGAACAACGGACAGGGGAGgttgaggagagaaaacccCACCGCCGCTAGGTTAAAACGAATACGATTTGTGGCGACAAGACCGTTTGAGCCAGAAAAACGATAAGAAGTTTCAGACAACCAGAGAAGATGGAAGCAAGTCATATTTTGTtaacaagaggaagaaatatATTTCAGATGGTGTCGTCCACTGTGCGGTAGCGCCCCTTGTGCCATTCGGCGAGAAGCTTGATGTGAAACTCAGCCATCTTGACGCCCAGGTGTTTCTGAGGGGAAACGAGACGCAGATAGTAGAAGCGAAAAGCACATCACCTGCAAGGAAAAAAAGTTGTGCTATGGCGCCTTGTTTTATCTGTACTAAAATTTCCAGTTTATCATTTCAGGAGCGGGACTGAGCTGTTGGTACTACATAGAATCTGCCAGCCCCGTCTGGAGACAAGCCTCGCGACACGCGACCCTCTAGAGATTTCCTCTACTTGTTTGTCATACGTCAATTGTGTCGCCGAGACTACGGAGGGCAGTGCCACAAAAGGAACGGGAGCAAAACTTACGAGGACTTGCGCCTGTTCGGGAGTCACAGGCTCTCCTTTTGTGCAGACGGTGTAGTCACCCATAAGAAGAATTTTACCGTCCTAAAAACAGGGATATCATTAAGTCACGTATCAGCCAGAATGCATCAATTCGCGCTCCCACGGTAGAGGATTCAGGACTTTCTTGACAGCGCACCTCGGTGTCACTAAGCACCCAGCATAGATGTACGAGAAGTTGCAGCCCCTAGCAAAGTACGGTGGTAAAACCTCCATAGACTCTGACTGTGCCCCCCCCTGTCTAAATGGGTACGCGTTTTCACAGGTTTATAGGAGCGATAACGGTACTACATACACATGTGCCGCTTAAACCaagaacaagaaacaaaCTCATGTCGTAGGATGTGCCTCACAGCCGCTGCGAAAGGGATTGTGGAAAGAACatattgaaatccaacactgCCGGTTTAGTGTCACCTGGGCTCTGCAGATTCCAGTTGACGTTTCGCCCCTCGGATGAAGTCTATTCACTCAACAAAAGAGTCCCGCAGCCGGAGCACGTAAGGAAAAAACGGATGACCCCCAAACCACGACATGCGACGGGTGCCCAAGTTCGTCTTACCTTGAGAAGCGTGGGAAGACCCAGAGACCGAAAGCGCTGCTCTAGCGAGTGAGGAAATTGCGCAAGGGCGTCGAACCCTTCCTGCACCGAAGAGAACACGCAAGACTCGTAACATCAGAGCCATTCAATCTTCAGTGCTGCTCGAAAACAAAGGACCCCTTGCCCCCACCGATCTCCAGAGTGCTTCGCAGCTGGCAGCACCGCATAGGCTGTAGAGAGACAATGTAACACCCATGAGACGCTTCAGCActcagacacacagagactcGCTGCCTGCAAGACAGTGGACTCACCATAGAAAAaagcctctctcgctctcagAAGTCGTATCTTCGGCGTCACCCGCCAGGTCAACAGCCACTGCGAAGAGTGAAATGACCGGTTTGAATATGCGTTTCTGGTGCGTTAGTACCTCACTAGCACGTTGCATGCCGATGTGTGCCGCATGCACGGATCGACAGACTCACCTTCAGCTGTATACTCTCGGTGGCGACAAATCCAGCCCTCGCAAATTCTTTCGCCTGAACCTTGCTCAGCAGCGTCTGCAACTTTTCGGACGAGTGCTCGCACACCAGCAGAGCCCGGTGTCCTGTCAACTTCTTGGAGAGCTTGTGAATATTCGGGAGGCACTCGGATGTGGAAGTGGTGCCAAGCGCCCGCTGGATGACCTTGTTTTTGCCATAAAAAACTCTGAAGAAGTGACGCACCGT
This genomic interval from Toxoplasma gondii ME49 chromosome VIIb, whole genome shotgun sequence contains the following:
- a CDS encoding hypothetical protein (encoded by transcript TGME49_255330~Signal peptide predicted by SignalP 2.0 HMM (probability 0.990) with cleavage site probability 0.516 at residue 24~Predicted trans-membrane domain (TMHMM2.0):6-29): MRNSGKLSTLGLGVGAVVLLTASAQFLVSSGAASDFHEAANVSGHREESRKLLPAEFLLWGTNEAGISVAEQPPMLRKRTVIFFSRGGSDSLDSSVLPGTVNLPHSEDLALAAAAQANSQFPNEVTEARNSLDEARHRGIRKDAEGCLSPTDQHIITGNFLSSLPQQLEEPSGDSSVTSRHPSTLFYEILFSCGRRAFGNEERTTACVQHELGVQLGYHLTTGCMRCFAKSVACTAANCRGVCMLDSCAERCLQCSEDHCKTGLLACTELSSVPPPCVEDQVASSIVRSRVPLPLGRRLRGFGRAVQLSYTTTSARTSLAAPTLQPK
- a CDS encoding mRNA turnover 4 (MRT4) family protein (encoded by transcript TGME49_255320) yields the protein MPVSKRSKVVSLTKVKKQKCGGRGREVKEQWMDTIRSVCEEENQHVYLVEFVNQRNSLLKLVRDLIKPGRVFYGKNKVIQRALGTTSTSECLPNIHKLSKKLTGHRALLVCEHSSEKLQTLLSKVQAKEFARAGFVATESIQLKEGFDALAQFPHSLEQRFRSLGLPTLLKDGKILLMGDYTVCTKGEPVTPEQAQVLKHLGVKMAEFHIKLLAEWHKGRYRTVDDTI